A region from the Rufibacter sp. DG15C genome encodes:
- a CDS encoding cation:proton antiporter: MEDLAATHLPALITDLAFILGTAGITTLIFKKLKQPLVLGYILAGLLVGPNFTFLPSITDGKTIRVWGEIGVIFLLFNLGLEFSFKKLAKVGGTASITAITELLGMMILGFATGQLLEWDTINSMFLGGIMAISSTTIILRAFDELGVKTQKFTGVVFGVLIVEDLVAILLLVLLSTVAVSQQFGGEALLMAMLKLAFFLSIWFLGGIYLVPSFLRKASKLMNAETLLIISVALCLLMVVLASEAGFSPALGAFIMGSILAETVFSEKIEHLTKSVKDLFGAVFFVSVGMLINLATLADYIGPILLISGMLILGKCTFSTVGALISGQPLKQAIQVGLSLTQIGEFSFIIATLGVTLGVTSHYLYPIAVAVSALTTFTTPFLIRSAEPLANFLDQKLPHHWRTRINNYSTSAQAISNATDWQLVLRSFAQIIVTNSVILIGMILINTQYLGPLLTVTIANPLWGNLLTVFIALVLMSPFIYALSIRRIRTRAYSRLWRDKKYTRGPLLVLEIARILLALVFVGLLLDQLFSLQVALIIAAVLIGIIFPMLTQRLRKTYDRIERRFLTNLHARELENESPVKKILPWDAHLAEFRVSPESYFAGRTLIDLALRERFGINIARIERGRTIIPVPRGTEYLYPMDRITVIGTDEQLAEFKPHVEIEAPEMDMTFDQPDISLRQLTVDKKFPFLQQSIRDSGIREKTNGLVVGIERHGERILNPEPNTIFEPDDIVWLAGDTRLIKSIDS; this comes from the coding sequence ATGGAAGACCTTGCGGCAACTCACCTCCCAGCGCTCATCACAGACTTGGCCTTTATTCTGGGCACAGCCGGCATTACTACGCTCATTTTCAAGAAACTGAAACAACCGTTGGTGCTGGGCTATATTTTGGCTGGATTGCTGGTGGGCCCAAATTTCACCTTTCTGCCTTCCATCACAGACGGCAAGACCATTAGGGTCTGGGGAGAGATTGGCGTTATTTTTCTGCTGTTCAACCTGGGGTTGGAATTCAGTTTCAAGAAGCTGGCCAAGGTGGGCGGCACGGCCTCCATTACCGCCATTACTGAGTTGTTAGGCATGATGATCCTGGGCTTTGCCACCGGCCAACTGTTGGAATGGGACACCATCAACAGCATGTTTCTGGGCGGCATCATGGCCATCTCCTCTACCACCATCATCTTGCGGGCCTTTGACGAGTTAGGCGTGAAAACGCAGAAGTTCACGGGCGTGGTGTTTGGCGTGTTGATTGTGGAAGACCTGGTGGCCATTTTACTGTTGGTGTTACTGTCTACCGTGGCCGTGAGCCAGCAGTTTGGCGGCGAGGCCCTGCTCATGGCCATGCTCAAACTGGCCTTCTTCTTGTCTATCTGGTTTCTGGGCGGCATTTACCTGGTGCCTTCTTTTCTACGCAAGGCCAGCAAACTCATGAACGCCGAGACCTTGCTCATCATTTCGGTGGCTTTGTGTCTGCTCATGGTGGTGTTGGCCTCTGAGGCTGGCTTCTCGCCGGCGTTGGGCGCGTTCATCATGGGCTCCATTCTGGCTGAGACGGTGTTTAGTGAAAAAATTGAGCACCTGACTAAATCTGTGAAGGATCTCTTTGGGGCGGTGTTCTTTGTGTCTGTGGGCATGCTCATTAATTTGGCCACTCTGGCAGACTACATAGGCCCTATACTCCTGATTTCTGGCATGCTCATTCTAGGCAAATGCACGTTTAGCACGGTGGGCGCCTTAATTTCTGGACAACCGCTCAAGCAAGCTATCCAAGTGGGGCTCAGCCTGACGCAGATTGGGGAGTTCTCCTTTATCATTGCCACCTTGGGCGTCACGTTGGGCGTCACCAGCCATTACCTCTACCCAATTGCGGTGGCAGTGTCTGCCTTGACTACGTTTACCACGCCGTTTCTGATTAGATCAGCAGAGCCGCTCGCCAACTTTCTGGACCAGAAGCTCCCCCATCACTGGCGAACCAGAATTAACAACTACAGCACCAGCGCGCAGGCAATCAGCAACGCCACAGACTGGCAGTTGGTCTTACGGTCCTTCGCGCAGATCATTGTCACCAATTCTGTGATTCTGATAGGCATGATCCTTATCAACACGCAGTACCTGGGACCGTTGCTGACGGTGACTATCGCTAATCCCTTATGGGGAAATCTGCTCACGGTTTTTATAGCGCTGGTCCTCATGTCGCCGTTCATCTATGCCCTTTCCATTAGACGCATAAGAACCAGGGCATACTCCCGGCTTTGGCGCGACAAGAAGTATACCCGTGGGCCGTTGTTGGTTTTGGAAATTGCGCGCATCTTGCTGGCGCTCGTGTTTGTGGGTCTACTGCTGGATCAGCTCTTCTCCTTACAAGTGGCGCTTATCATAGCGGCCGTTCTCATTGGTATTATTTTCCCCATGCTCACGCAGCGGTTGCGCAAGACCTATGACCGCATTGAGCGCCGCTTCTTGACCAACCTCCATGCCCGTGAACTAGAGAATGAATCGCCGGTGAAGAAGATCCTGCCTTGGGATGCCCACTTGGCAGAGTTTAGGGTAAGCCCCGAGTCGTATTTTGCCGGCAGAACGTTGATTGACTTGGCCCTGCGTGAACGGTTTGGCATTAACATAGCCCGCATAGAGCGCGGCAGAACCATCATTCCCGTTCCGCGCGGCACCGAGTACCTGTACCCCATGGACCGCATCACGGTGATTGGCACAGATGAGCAACTAGCCGAGTTCAAGCCGCACGTGGAGATTGAGGCCCCGGAAATGGACATGACCTTTGACCAGCCAGACATCTCCCTGCGGCAGTTGACGGTAGACAAGAAATTCCCCTTCCTGCAGCAAAGCATTCGGGACTCGGGCATCCGTGAAAAGACCAATGGCCTGGTGGTGGGCATTGAGCGCCACGGCGAACGCATCTTAAACCCAGAACCCAACACCATCTTTGAGCCCGATGATATTGTCTGGCTAGCCGGTGATACGCGGTTGATTAAATCTATTGACAGTTAA
- the lpdA gene encoding dihydrolipoyl dehydrogenase: MKYDVTVIGSGPGGYVAAVRCAQLGLKTAIIEKYSVLGGTCLNVGCIPSKALLDSSEHFHNAAHTFKEHGIELENLQVNLEQMITRKSGVIKSNNDGIAYLMKKNKIDVYNGLGSFVNKNTIKITGQDGAEQQLETDKTIIATGSKPVSLPFLPIDKNRIITSTEALTLKEVPKHMVVIGGGVIGLELGSVYARLGAKVSVVEYTDALIPTMDRALGKELQRVLKKTLGFQFFFGHKVTGAQVEGDVVKVTAETPKGETITMEGDYCLVSVGRKPYTEGLGLENAGVQLAERGMIAVDDHLQTNVPGIYAIGDVVRGAMLAHKAEEEGVLVAEQIVGQKPHINYNLIPGVVYTWPEVAGVGLNEEQLKEQGRAYKAGSFPFKASGRAKASMDTDGFVKVLADAQTDEILGVHMIGPRAADMIAEAVVAMEFRASAEDIARMSHAHPTYTEAMKEACLAATENRAIHI, encoded by the coding sequence ATGAAATACGATGTAACGGTCATTGGTTCGGGTCCGGGTGGTTATGTAGCCGCCGTGCGGTGCGCACAGTTGGGTCTGAAAACAGCCATCATTGAGAAATATTCGGTTTTGGGTGGTACTTGCTTGAACGTGGGCTGTATTCCATCTAAGGCTTTGCTGGATTCCTCTGAGCACTTCCACAACGCCGCGCATACCTTCAAAGAGCACGGGATTGAGCTGGAGAACCTGCAGGTGAACCTGGAGCAGATGATTACCCGCAAAAGCGGCGTGATTAAGTCCAACAACGACGGTATTGCCTACCTCATGAAGAAGAACAAGATTGACGTGTACAACGGTCTTGGCTCTTTCGTGAACAAAAACACCATCAAAATTACAGGTCAGGACGGCGCCGAACAGCAGCTAGAAACCGATAAGACCATTATCGCCACAGGTTCTAAGCCGGTGAGCCTGCCATTCCTGCCTATCGACAAGAACCGCATCATCACATCTACCGAGGCCTTGACTTTGAAAGAGGTGCCAAAGCACATGGTAGTGATCGGCGGCGGCGTGATTGGCCTGGAACTGGGCTCTGTTTATGCGCGTCTGGGTGCTAAAGTGTCTGTGGTAGAATACACAGATGCATTAATTCCTACCATGGACCGTGCCTTGGGCAAAGAGTTACAGCGCGTCTTAAAGAAGACCTTGGGCTTCCAATTCTTCTTCGGGCATAAAGTGACGGGTGCGCAGGTAGAAGGCGATGTGGTAAAAGTAACCGCAGAAACCCCTAAAGGCGAAACCATTACCATGGAAGGCGACTACTGCTTGGTGTCTGTGGGCCGTAAGCCGTACACCGAAGGCCTGGGCCTAGAGAACGCCGGCGTTCAGCTAGCCGAGCGCGGCATGATTGCCGTAGACGACCACCTGCAAACCAACGTACCGGGCATCTATGCCATAGGCGACGTGGTACGCGGAGCGATGCTGGCGCACAAAGCCGAAGAAGAAGGCGTGCTAGTAGCCGAGCAGATTGTCGGTCAGAAGCCGCACATCAACTATAACCTGATACCGGGTGTAGTCTACACGTGGCCAGAAGTAGCCGGAGTTGGTCTTAATGAGGAACAATTGAAAGAGCAGGGTCGTGCCTACAAAGCAGGATCTTTCCCGTTCAAAGCCTCTGGCCGCGCCAAAGCGTCTATGGATACCGATGGGTTTGTGAAGGTATTGGCAGATGCGCAGACAGATGAGATTCTGGGTGTGCACATGATTGGGCCTCGCGCCGCTGATATGATTGCTGAGGCCGTAGTCGCCATGGAGTTCAGAGCGTCAGCTGAGGACATCGCCCGCATGAGCCATGCCCACCCAACCTACACCGAGGCCATGAAAGAAGCCTGTTTAGCTGCTACAGAAAACAGAGCTATTCATATTTAA
- a CDS encoding OmpP1/FadL family transporter produces MKKYSILLACLALLGSAGEGFAQNEADVLRYSRTDFGGTARTLGLSGASVALGGDAGTFLSNPAGLGLFRRSEVTVSAGLNFNEANSTVYGTSAVDSRNNLNVPQLAIVISRRKADDEEGDWRSGSFGVGYTRLNNFNQRTVYAGTSPATALKFGEYAAQLANRNGLSPNGNPVTLQDLAFDTYLIDEDDAGFFSPNLNNENPFSETIQTSGSQNQFDLSYGASFRDKLFLGASVGITSIRYKRVRTYSEQDPATDITDLTLRDELLTEGSGVMLKAGAIYRPNDAVRFGVSVQTPTWYTLRDSYNTSLEVNFRNEPSAGVGVNQFAYTDPGEFEYNLTTPFRASAGTAVFIGKNGFITADVEYVDYSNGRLSADDYSYRDENATTKSVYNSALNYRIGAEGRFDVFRVRAGYGLYGDPFDDEDVDQSKTFLTGGVGIKQNNYFLDAALVYSKYKSLYSPFTNAEINDANSEYYNLTTPLVTTDNKNTSFVVTFGWNF; encoded by the coding sequence ATGAAAAAATATAGCATCCTTCTGGCCTGCCTGGCATTGCTAGGCAGTGCTGGAGAGGGCTTTGCCCAGAACGAGGCAGACGTCCTTAGATACTCCCGCACAGATTTTGGTGGCACTGCCCGTACGTTAGGTCTTAGCGGCGCCAGTGTAGCCCTTGGCGGCGATGCCGGCACCTTTCTCTCTAACCCTGCTGGTTTAGGCTTGTTTAGACGGTCAGAAGTGACGGTGTCTGCGGGTTTGAATTTCAATGAGGCCAACAGCACGGTGTATGGCACTTCAGCCGTAGATTCCCGCAATAACCTGAATGTTCCTCAGCTGGCCATCGTCATTTCTAGACGCAAGGCAGATGACGAGGAAGGCGATTGGCGCTCTGGTTCTTTTGGCGTGGGCTATACCCGGTTGAATAACTTTAACCAGCGTACCGTTTACGCAGGCACCAGCCCGGCCACGGCTTTGAAGTTTGGTGAGTATGCCGCCCAATTGGCCAATAGAAATGGACTAAGCCCCAACGGCAATCCTGTTACGTTACAAGATCTAGCTTTTGACACGTATCTAATTGATGAGGATGATGCGGGGTTTTTCTCTCCTAACTTAAACAATGAGAACCCTTTCTCAGAAACCATACAAACCAGCGGTTCTCAAAACCAATTTGACTTGTCTTACGGGGCTAGCTTTAGAGACAAGCTTTTCTTAGGGGCCTCTGTGGGCATTACGTCCATCCGGTATAAGCGTGTAAGAACCTATTCAGAACAAGACCCCGCTACAGATATCACAGATCTTACCTTGCGTGATGAATTACTCACAGAAGGCTCTGGGGTGATGTTGAAAGCTGGTGCTATTTACAGACCAAATGATGCCGTACGGTTTGGGGTGTCTGTGCAGACACCTACGTGGTACACCCTAAGAGACAGTTACAACACCAGCTTAGAGGTGAACTTTAGAAATGAGCCTTCTGCTGGCGTAGGGGTCAACCAGTTTGCCTATACAGACCCGGGGGAGTTTGAATACAATTTAACCACTCCTTTTAGAGCAAGCGCTGGAACAGCCGTATTCATTGGAAAGAATGGATTCATCACTGCTGACGTGGAGTACGTTGACTATTCAAATGGCCGATTGAGCGCAGATGACTACTCTTACCGTGATGAGAATGCCACTACCAAATCTGTGTACAATAGTGCCCTTAACTACCGCATTGGTGCCGAAGGACGGTTTGATGTCTTTAGGGTAAGAGCCGGCTACGGGTTATATGGCGATCCTTTTGATGATGAGGACGTGGACCAGTCTAAAACTTTCTTAACAGGTGGCGTGGGCATTAAGCAGAATAACTACTTCTTAGATGCAGCCTTGGTGTATAGCAAATACAAGAGCCTCTACTCTCCTTTCACCAACGCTGAGATTAATGACGCCAATTCTGAGTATTATAACTTGACTACTCCCCTAGTGACCACAGATAACAAAAATACCAGCTTTGTGGTAACCTTCGGTTGGAATTTCTAA
- the odhB gene encoding 2-oxoglutarate dehydrogenase complex dihydrolipoyllysine-residue succinyltransferase, with product MSLEVKVPVVGESITEVTVAKWLKQDGDQVAMDEIICELESDKATFELPAEAAGVLRIQAQEGDTIPVGAVICVIEGSGAGASAPKPAAATTQEGMVESKTVSDPQSTTLAEQVPSRDAQNQPMEGGSATGTGQTIDIKIPTVGESITEVTIAKWLKADGDQVNMDEVLCELESDKATFELPAEAAGVLRIVAQEGETVEIGATICRIEVGAGSGASAPKASAPAAQPAQAASAPAGGASTYASGTPSPAAGKILSEKGISASDVSGSGRDGRITKADAQNAQARPATPAAQPTAASAPAATSQAQAPAVAGSRNSRREKMSSLRKTVARRLVLVKNETAMLTTFNEVDMKPIMDIRAKYKETFKEKHEVGLGFMSFFIKACTVALKEWPAVNAQIDGGEMIFNDFCDISIAVSAPKGLVVPVIRNAEGLSLDGIEKEVVRLAKRARENKLGIDEMTGGTFTITNGGVFGSMMSTPIINAPQSAILGMHNIVNRPVAINNQVEIRPMMYLALSYDHRIIDGRESVSFLVRVKELLEDPMRLLLGV from the coding sequence ATGTCATTAGAAGTGAAAGTGCCGGTAGTCGGTGAATCCATCACCGAGGTAACCGTTGCCAAATGGTTAAAGCAAGACGGTGACCAGGTAGCCATGGATGAAATCATCTGTGAGCTGGAGTCAGACAAGGCCACCTTTGAACTGCCCGCCGAAGCTGCCGGAGTGCTTCGTATCCAAGCACAAGAAGGAGATACCATTCCGGTTGGTGCGGTTATCTGCGTGATTGAAGGTTCTGGCGCCGGTGCCTCAGCCCCTAAGCCAGCCGCTGCCACTACGCAAGAAGGAATGGTAGAATCTAAAACCGTTTCTGACCCACAGAGCACCACTCTAGCCGAGCAAGTACCCAGCCGCGATGCCCAAAACCAACCTATGGAAGGCGGTAGCGCAACTGGTACCGGTCAGACCATTGATATCAAAATCCCAACCGTAGGCGAGTCTATCACCGAGGTGACTATTGCCAAATGGTTGAAAGCCGATGGTGACCAAGTGAACATGGACGAAGTGCTATGCGAACTGGAATCTGACAAAGCTACGTTTGAACTACCCGCTGAGGCCGCCGGCGTGTTGCGTATTGTGGCCCAGGAAGGCGAAACTGTTGAGATTGGTGCTACTATCTGCCGCATTGAGGTAGGCGCTGGTTCTGGTGCCTCGGCACCAAAAGCAAGTGCTCCTGCGGCGCAGCCAGCCCAAGCGGCTTCTGCCCCAGCAGGCGGTGCTTCTACCTATGCCAGCGGCACACCATCTCCAGCGGCCGGGAAAATCCTTTCTGAAAAAGGCATCTCAGCATCTGATGTAAGCGGTTCTGGCCGTGACGGACGCATCACCAAAGCAGACGCACAGAACGCTCAGGCTCGTCCGGCAACTCCAGCCGCTCAGCCAACGGCTGCTTCTGCTCCAGCAGCAACTTCCCAAGCTCAGGCACCAGCGGTGGCGGGTTCAAGAAACTCACGCCGAGAGAAAATGAGCTCCTTGCGCAAAACAGTCGCCCGTAGATTGGTGTTGGTGAAGAATGAGACGGCCATGTTGACTACCTTCAATGAGGTTGACATGAAACCGATCATGGACATCAGAGCTAAATACAAAGAGACGTTCAAAGAGAAACACGAAGTTGGTCTGGGCTTCATGTCCTTCTTCATCAAGGCGTGTACTGTAGCCTTGAAAGAGTGGCCAGCGGTAAATGCTCAGATTGACGGCGGCGAGATGATCTTCAATGACTTCTGCGACATTTCCATTGCCGTGTCTGCGCCTAAAGGCTTGGTAGTTCCGGTTATCCGTAACGCTGAAGGCCTCAGCTTGGACGGTATTGAGAAAGAAGTAGTGCGTCTAGCTAAGCGTGCGCGTGAGAACAAACTGGGCATTGACGAGATGACTGGTGGTACCTTCACCATCACTAATGGTGGTGTGTTCGGGTCTATGATGTCAACGCCTATCATCAACGCACCACAATCGGCTATTTTGGGTATGCACAACATCGTGAACCGCCCAGTAGCCATCAATAACCAAGTGGAAATCCGTCCGATGATGTATTTAGCGCTATCGTATGACCACCGCATCATTGATGGTCGTGAGTCGGTTAGCTTCCTAGTTAGAGTAAAGGAATTGCTGGAAGACCCAATGCGTTTGCTATTAGGAGTTTAA
- the proS gene encoding proline--tRNA ligase: MSKGLPKRSEDYSLWYNELVKRAGLAENSAVRGCMVIKPYGYAIWEKMQRVLDDMFKATGHSNAYFPLFVPKSLFEAEEQNAEGFAKECAVVTHYRLQNDPDKPGKLRVDPNAKLEEELIVRPTSEAIIWSTYKGWIQSYRDLPLLINQWANVVRWEMRTRLFLRTAEFLWQEGHTAHATAQEAVEETERMLHVYADFAENFLALPVVRGKKTPNERFAGALDTYCIEGLMQDGKALQAGTSHFLGQNFAQAFDVKYATKEGGLEYVWGTSWGVSTRLMGALVMAHSDDEGLVLPPKLAPIQVVIVPIYKGEEQLAQISEKVLALKKQLEAKGISVKFDDRDTERPGFKFAEWELKGVPVRIAIGGRDLENGTAEVARRDTKEKTSQQFDDLVNLIPALLDEIQANIYQRAFDFREANTTKVDSYDEFKRLLDEKPGFILAHWDGTPETEERIKEETKATIRCIALDTPEEEGVDMVTGKPSSRRVYFARAY, encoded by the coding sequence ATGAGCAAAGGGTTGCCTAAGCGCAGTGAGGATTATTCCCTGTGGTACAATGAGTTGGTAAAACGGGCCGGACTGGCAGAAAACTCGGCCGTGCGCGGCTGTATGGTCATTAAACCGTACGGCTACGCCATCTGGGAGAAAATGCAGCGGGTCTTGGATGATATGTTCAAAGCGACCGGGCACTCCAACGCCTATTTCCCGCTGTTTGTGCCTAAAAGTTTGTTTGAGGCCGAAGAGCAGAACGCCGAAGGCTTTGCCAAAGAGTGCGCCGTAGTCACCCACTACCGCCTGCAAAACGACCCTGACAAACCGGGCAAACTGCGCGTAGATCCAAATGCTAAACTAGAAGAGGAGCTGATTGTTCGTCCTACCTCAGAGGCCATCATCTGGAGCACCTACAAAGGCTGGATTCAAAGCTACCGCGACTTGCCGTTGCTCATTAATCAATGGGCGAACGTAGTGCGCTGGGAAATGCGTACGCGCCTGTTCTTGCGCACCGCTGAGTTCCTGTGGCAAGAAGGCCATACCGCCCACGCCACCGCCCAAGAAGCCGTAGAAGAAACCGAACGCATGCTACACGTGTACGCTGATTTTGCGGAGAATTTCTTGGCTCTGCCAGTGGTACGCGGCAAAAAAACCCCAAATGAGCGCTTTGCGGGGGCCTTGGATACCTATTGCATTGAAGGCTTGATGCAAGACGGAAAAGCCTTGCAGGCCGGCACCTCTCACTTTTTAGGGCAGAACTTCGCGCAAGCGTTTGATGTGAAATATGCCACCAAAGAAGGCGGCTTGGAATACGTATGGGGAACCTCTTGGGGGGTGAGTACCCGCTTGATGGGAGCCTTGGTAATGGCCCACTCAGATGACGAAGGTTTGGTATTGCCTCCAAAGTTGGCGCCTATCCAAGTGGTGATTGTGCCAATCTACAAAGGCGAAGAGCAACTGGCCCAGATTTCTGAGAAAGTCTTGGCCCTGAAAAAACAACTGGAAGCCAAAGGCATCTCTGTGAAGTTTGACGACCGTGACACGGAGCGTCCCGGATTTAAGTTTGCCGAGTGGGAATTGAAAGGCGTGCCGGTACGTATCGCCATCGGGGGGCGTGACCTGGAGAACGGCACCGCCGAAGTGGCCCGCCGTGATACCAAAGAGAAAACCTCGCAACAGTTTGATGACTTGGTGAATTTGATTCCAGCTTTGTTAGATGAGATCCAAGCCAACATCTACCAGCGCGCCTTTGACTTTAGAGAGGCTAACACCACCAAGGTAGATTCTTATGATGAGTTCAAGCGCTTGCTAGACGAGAAGCCAGGCTTCATCCTAGCGCACTGGGACGGCACACCTGAGACCGAGGAGCGCATCAAGGAAGAAACCAAAGCCACCATTCGTTGCATCGCTTTGGACACGCCAGAGGAAGAAGGCGTTGACATGGTGACGGGCAAACCTTCCAGCAGACGCGTGTACTTTGCCAGAGCCTACTAA